TTCATTTCTGATAACTGTTAAATAAATGCGGGTATTATTTTGTATTTATCGGAATCTCATGGTAACAGGTTTTTCCGGTTGCTAAAATATTGGAAATGATTGCTCTTAGTAAGGTGGTAAAGAATAGTGGATATGGTTCAGTTACCTGATGACAGTGAAACGGCAGTTGTTGAGGCTGTGGATGTTTGTCGTGATTACCAGGTAGGAGATATGACAATCAAGGTTTTGAAGAGTATCAATCTCTCCGTAAAAAAAGGAGAATTCGTAGCAATAATGGGTCCATCCGGGTCCGGGAAAAGTACTCTTATGAACCTGATAGGTTGTCTTGACAGGCCCACCTGTGGGAGTGTCCTCATTATGGGAAAGGACGTAAACAAGATATCGGACAATGAACTTGCCCGATTGAGGGGTATGGAAATTGGTTTTGTGTTCCAGAGTTTCAATCTTGTTTCCCGCCTGTCGGCAATTGAAAACGTAGAGCTTCCTTCCTATGCAAACAGTCGTACCGGGGTCAATTACCGGGAGTATGCAAAGGAATTGCTGGAGCTTGTGGGACTTGGGGACAGGATGAATTATCGCCCTACTGAACTTTCCGGTGGTCAGTCCCAGAGGGTTGCCGTTGCCCGTGCACTTATCAATGATCCTTCATTGATTCTTGCGGACGAGCCTACAGGAAACCTTGACTCAAAGACCGGGAAAGAGATCATGGACCTGTTTACCGATCTTCACAAAAAAGGGCGTACAATTTTAATGATTACACATGATCCGAATCTTGCAAAAAAGTATGCAGATCGTGTGGTTTACCTGATGGATGGATCAATTAAAGAAAGTATGGATGTTGCAGTTTAACCGAGGTTGATATTTATGGAAAACAATTGTAAGGCATTGTCATTTTTTATGGTGTCATTGATGCTGTTTGCAGTAGCGGGAGTCCCGATGTCTGCAGACGCTGCATCATCTTCATCAAGCAGCACTTTGCGGGTGGACGTATTGGAGTATGAACCCTATCCTGCGGAGATAGGGGCTTATGTCAGTATATGGGTAAAGGTGGAGAATTTTGCTTCAGGTGAGGCTGAGGATGTTTCCATTATGCTTGAGCCGGAATACCCGTTGTCACTGGATTCACCAAGCAATGCATTACAGAATTTCGGAGAACTGCCTCCTGACAGGTCAGCTATCCATGAGTAC
The DNA window shown above is from Methanohalophilus levihalophilus and carries:
- a CDS encoding ABC transporter ATP-binding protein, yielding MVQLPDDSETAVVEAVDVCRDYQVGDMTIKVLKSINLSVKKGEFVAIMGPSGSGKSTLMNLIGCLDRPTCGSVLIMGKDVNKISDNELARLRGMEIGFVFQSFNLVSRLSAIENVELPSYANSRTGVNYREYAKELLELVGLGDRMNYRPTELSGGQSQRVAVARALINDPSLILADEPTGNLDSKTGKEIMDLFTDLHKKGRTILMITHDPNLAKKYADRVVYLMDGSIKESMDVAV